GCACGTCTAGTCGAACGCCCTGGAGCTTGTGCAGGTGACGCACGTCCCCCACCAGGGGCACCAGGGCCGGCCGCAGGGGTATCACCGTGTGGCCCAGCCCTTCCAGCACCGGGAACATGCTCCCCTTGGACCCCAACGCCGGGGCGGCCATTCCCCCTGTGGCCACCACCACGCGGTCCACCGGGATCTTGCTGGAGCCGCCTCCCGCCCACAGCTCCCAGCCGGCCCCTCGCGGACGGAGGTCGTCTACCTTGGTAAGCAGCCGAACCTCGACGCCAGCCGCATCCAGGGCCGTCGCCAGAGCCTCCACTACCGTTGCCGCCGAGCCCGAGACGGGGTAGTACCAGCCGTCGTGGGTGGCGTAGGTGAGCACGCCCACTCTCCTCAGGTAGGTCAGCAGATCGTCGCGCCCGAACGCGGACAGCGCCCGCTCGAGGAAGGAGCGGTCAGCGCAGTGATAGGCGTCCACCCCGACTGCGGCGTTAGTGAGGTTGCCCCGCCCGTTGCCGGTGACCGCCAGTTTGCGGCCCACGGTGCGGTTGCTGTCGAAGAGGATCACCCGGGCCCCTCGCTCCGCTGCCTGCAGCGCCGCCATTATGCCGCTGGGCCCGGCACCTACGATGCCAACCGTGCTCACGAAGTGCGTCTCCCTACCAGGGTGTGGGACTCCCGCGAGGAGCCGGAGTGCAGGGTCGCCACACGCCCGGAAGAAGCCGGTAATGGGTCCGCCGGGCGTACTCGGCATACCCCGGTAGCTCGCCCATCAGAGTCGTGTCCTCCAGGGCAGTGCGCCGAACGTACAGCGCCGTGGCCATACCCGCTGGCATCAGCGCCCACACGGATCCCAGCAACAGAGGGATGCCCAGGAACGAGAGGATACCTCCCGCGTACCCCGGGTGTCGTACGTAACGGTAGGGACCTCCCGTGGCCACGGTGTGCCCCCGCTCCCCTTGAATGCGCACCCCTTCGGCGAAGAAGGCGTTGGATGCCATCGCCCAGAGAAACAGGCCGTAGCCCAGCGCCGCCAGAGCCAGACCGCCGACGTGATAGAGAGTCGGCATCGGCCCCGTCCATCCGAAGCGGGTGTCCAGCCCCGCCACCGCCCACGACAGCAGCATGGAGCCTCCGGCCAGGGCGACCAACCGCCTGTCCCAGGCTGCCACCCGAGGATCGCGCAAGCCTCTCTGCCGCTCTGCCAGCAGGCCTGGGTTGATGCGCAAGAGGATCAGCGGATGGGCGGCCAACACCAGGCCAAACAGGGCCAGAGCTACCCACCCCCAGAACCAGTCCAGCCGCCCCGCGGACAGAAAGAGAATGAAGCCATACCCTACCAGGCCAGCGGCGGCCTCGATAAGCCACCTGGCGATGGCCCGTCGCTCCTCCGGAGACGCTCCCCAACCCACGCCGTGGCTCTCCCCGTCGCTGTCGACCTTCAGCACCCTATCATACCCGTTCGCCGCGCCCGTACAAGGCATAGGCACCGATTCGGACCTCTCGGTAGGGAGGGCGGGCCCGACCCCTGACGCTAGAAAGCCCCGCGAGCGCTGCCCGCGAGGCTGCTGTGGCCATGCTGTGCTGCTGAGTCGGGGCGAGAGGATTTGAACCTCCGACCTCACGGACCCGAACCGTGCGCGCTACCGAGCTGCGCTACGCCCCGTACCACTTCATTATATCTCCGACCGCCAGCGTAGCCAAAACGGATCGTGCGCAAGCGGAACCCAGGCCGCATCGACCCTGGGGAGCGCATCTTGCTCGCCCCGGCGCCGGGCTCGCCTTCACCCCGACGCCTCTCCGCTGGTGGTCTCGCCTATCCTAGAATGGTATACTCCCTATCAAGGCAGATGCTGGAGGGCTCCTTGAGCACAACCCTGGTCGAGATCGTGCGTGCGGCCGCGAGAGAGGGGGCACGCCTCACCTGTAGCAGCGCCATGACGCTAGCAACGGAAGCGGGCGCGTCCCCCGAGGAAGTGGGACAAGCTGCCAATGAAGCTGGCGTGAAACTGACCCGCTGTCAGCTGGGTCTCTTCGGTTACGGGCGGTCCCACACGCCTGACGACAAGCGGCTGCAGCCTGCTGGTGCTTTGCCACAAGCGCTTCTCGACAGGCTGGCCAGTGAGGAGACGGGAGAGATCACCTGTGCTGAGGCCTGGGCTCTCGCGGACGGGTTCGGCGTCACCCGTCTTCTGGTGGGGCAAACAGCGGAATGCGTGGGCCTCCGCGTTCGCTCCTGTCAGTTGGGGTGCTTCTAGCCATGGCTGGTGCCCCGGCACCCACACCCGTCCCGATAGTGACTGCCGAGGATGGGCACTGGTGGTTCCACTCTCGCACCCAGGCTCTCATCGCCATCCTGGATCCGCTGGTCCGGGGCAAGGGCCGGGTGCTCGATGTCGGCAGCGGTGCTGGCAACATGGTCCATCACCTGGCGCGCTACGGCAGTGTGATTGGCGTAGACAATGCCTGGGCACCACTGACCGTGGCCTGGCAGCGAGGATACCGCTCTCTGCCGGCCGAGGCTACGGCCCTTCCCTTCGCTCCGGAGAGCTTCGACCTAGTGGCCCTCCTGGACGTGATCGAGCACTCACCGGATGATAGGGGCATGGTCGCGGAGGCGTACCGGGTGTGTCGTCCTGGTGGTCTGGTAGTGGTGACCACTCCGGCCCACGGGTGGCTCTGGAGCCACAACGACGTGATCAACCACCACTACCGCCGCTACACGGCGTCGGGTCTCAGGGAGATCTTGGAGAGCACTGGCTTTGCCATCCGCCGGCTTTCCTACACTTACTTCCTGGTCTTCCCGGCAGCGGCGGGCCTGATACTGGCCCGCCGGGCCCTGGGCGCCAAACCCGATCTCACCACTCCCGATGACGGCGCCTACCAGGTAGAGATGGAACCTACGCCGGAGCCGTTCAACTCCATCCTGACCACCGTGGGGAGCTGGGAAGCCCAGCTGCTGCGTCGTATGGACTTGCCCCTGGGCACGGCCCTGCTGGCCGTGGCCGAGCGACGAGCCGGATCAAGTGGTGTTACTGGAGGTGACTTGTGAGCGAGAGCAAGAAGGACTTCGACTTCAGCGAATGGCTGGCTCAAGGCATCGAGGGCCTGGTCGGCACCCGCCCTCGAGTGACGCCGCCGCTTCCTGAGGAATTCCGCAGCCACACCCGGGCCGCCTTCCGGGAGATGCTCTTGGCCTATCGCAGCCTCCTCGATGCCGCCATCGAGAAGACGGAGAAGCCGCCGGAGCAGCCCACTACCAGGATCAAGATAGACTGACACGTCCGGCCTCCGGGCTGGAGTCCTGCCCGACCAGCCGACGCACCTGCCGCCAACCCTCATCGGTCCAGGCAGGCCTCCAGCTTGGATGCCAGCCCTTTCACCCCATCCTGTGGCTGGACGCGGATGCGGCTGAGGGTCCAGAGCGTCGCCTCAGAGTGCCGGCACCCTGACTCGATCGTCACCGCTCCCCAGAACCCGGCCGAGCGCACCACCCGCACCACGTTCTCGTCGTAAGCGCCGCTCGGGTAGGCCAGGAAACGGACCGGCTCCTCGATGCGCTCCTCGATGGCTTCCTTACTCCCCACTATCTGCCAGACCAGATAGTCGGTGGACTGCCCGCGCAGGTCCGGGTGGGTGTAGGAGTGTGCCCCCATCTCTATGCCGGCCGAGTGCATCTCACGAACCTGGTCCCAGGTCACGAACTCGTGCGAGCCCTCGTCAATCGGTGCCGTCACCAGGAACAGGGTGGCCACGAACCCGTATTCCTTCAACACGGGAAAGGCGACATCGTAGGCATCTCGGTAGCCGTCGTCCAGCGTTATGATCACCGGCCGCTCCGGAAGCGGCGCGCCCACGGCCAGGTGCTGCACGAGGGCGGCCAGGGTCACCGGTTCGTACCCCGAGTCCCTGAGATAGGCCATCTGAGCTCGAAAGTTGCTCTCCGAGACGGTGAGCCCCCGGCGGATTGAGTCTGCACCGGCCGGCACATCGCCGACGTGGTGGTACATCAGGATGGGCAGGTCCACGGTCCGCACCACCCCGTCCGGCGTCGGACCCACCGCCACGGTTGGCGGCACAGTCGTCGGCCCGATGGCGAGAAGCTGCGGAAGGGGGCTGCGACCGGCCCGGAAGATGACTGGAAGGTGGAGCTGCCGTCGCTGCCCTTCCCCGGGGCAGAGGGCGACGCCCGCTCCTCGCCGGCTCGTCGCCCTCGACGCCAGCATGCAGCGGCCGGAGACAGGAGCCCGCACCACCCCGCTGTAGCCGCTCACCTCCAGCGCCGGCGCTCTGCTCACCGGCGCCACGGCCGGCCGGCCGTACACCGCCGCTCCTGCCACGGGCAAGGGCGCGGACAGTACAGCGACGATGGTCAGCAAGGCAAACAGCCAGGGCCGTCCTCGACGCCACCAGGTGCCCCGGCTGTGACTCATACGGGTCATCATGGCGCCCAGAGGTTATGCCACCGGAGTGGCCGGCGCAACCTGGCCCACCGTCAACGTGGGATCCGTGTGCCTCTCCTCCAGGAATGGACCACTCCGGTCTATCCTCGCCTTCTTGGCGCCTGGTACGGTTCTCGCATGCGTCCCTGAAGTACATTCCGGGCGCCTCGTGCGGCCCGGCTCCTGGATCAGCATGAATCGCCACACCGATCTGGCCAACTCACCGAAGCTGTGCCGCGACCTCCGCGCGCGCCTGGTCTCTGCCTCGGACGAGGCCGCCGTTCCCGTGATCGTCAGGTACCATCCAGGCGCTCCGCCCAAGCTGCCCAAAGGCACCGACTTTCGCCTCAAGCGGACCTTCGCGACAATCCCCGCCCTGGCTGCCCGCCTCCCAGCGGAGGGCGTAGCCGCCCTGGTGAACGACGAGGCGGTCGAGCGAGTCTGGCTCGATTTCCGCGTTCATGCCCTTCTGGACCGCAGCGTCGGTCCTGTGCGCGCCGACGTCGCCTGGGAGGCAGGGCTGACAGGAGAGGGGGTCAGAGTCGCCATCCTCGACACTGGTATAGACCCCGATCACCCCGACTTTGGCGACCGCGTGCTGGCAGCGGTGTCCTACCCTCAGACCGGAGGCGAACCCAAACCCTGGTCTCGGCGGCGTCGCCTGTCCCTCTCCACCACAGACGCCAACGGACATGGGACTCATGTCGCCGGCATCGCCGCCGGCAGCGGCGCCGCCAGCCAGGGGCGATTCCGCGGTATCGCCCCCGAGGCGGGGCTTCTGGTGGCCAAGGTGCTGGCCGACGATGGGTCGGGGGATGCCAGCGACGTCATCGCCGGGCTGGAGTGGGCCCTAGAAAACGGCGCTCAGGTGGCCTGTCTGTCACTGGGGGGCTCACAGGCCGGCGACGGCACCGACGCCCTCTCCGTGATGTGCGATGAGCTGGCAGAACAAGGGCTGATCATCTGCGTGGCAGCGGGGAACGCGGGACCCAGACCCTACACCATCGGCCCTCCCGGGTGCGCGCGGGAGGTGATCACGGTGGGCGCAGCCGATATCACCCACGCCCACGAAGGAACCGCCGGAGTTGCGCCCTTCTCCTCTCGAGGGCCCACTACGGATCGTAGGGCGAAGCCCGACATTCTCTTCCCCGGGGTGGGCATCGCCTCCTGCCGCTCTGCTGCGGGCACCATGGGCGATCCCGTCCCCGGTTTCGAGGAGTACTACGTGCGCTCGTCGGGCAGCAGCATGGCTGCCCCTTTCGCTGCCGGAGCCTCAGCTCTCATACTCCAGGCTCGCCCCGAAGCCACCCCACGGCAGGTGAAGGAGATGCTCTGTGCCGGTGCCCGCGACCTGGGCCTGGACGCCAACGCTCAGGGAAGTGGGCTGGGCGACATCGCCCATAGCCTGGAGGTCCTGCCGCCCGAAGAGCTCCTGGGCCCCGCCCCGGTGCCCGCCCGTTCCGGCTGCCTGCTGGCGGGCTGGCCCGCGCTTGTGGGCCGGCTCTCCGACCTGAGGCTGGCCCGCGCGGGCAGCTAATGCCGCCCGGACCTCATGCTCCGCCGTTGGCGAGACTGTCACTGGGCGCACTAGCCCCTGCCTGCGTAACCGGCTATCATGGGGTAGGCCCTTGGCACAGGAGGAACGCAGGTTGCAGTCCGTGAGCGCAAAGAGTCATCCCGTCGTGGTCCTGGATTTCGGCTCCCAGTACAGCCAGTTGATCGTCCGGCGTATACGTGAGCAGAAGGTCTATAGCCTGCTTGTGCCCTATACCGCCGCTGAGGACGAAGTGATGGGCCTCAACCCGGCCGCTTTCATCCTGTCGGGCGGGCCGGCCAGCGTCTACGACCAGGATGCCCCCTCCCTCCCGCCCTACGTGCTGGCCAGCGGCAAGCCAGTGCTCGGCATCTGTTACGGCATGCACCTCATCGCGACCGTCGCCGGCGGCCGAGTCTTGCCGGCGGACCGACGGGAGTATGGGCCAGCCACCGTCCGGCTTGAGAAGTCCTCGCCGCTGACGGCAGACCTCCCTTCCGAGCTGGACGTGTGGATGAGCCACGGGGATCAAGTGGAGGCTCTTCCTCCCCACTTCCAGGCGCTCGGCAGCAGCAGCAACTGCCCCATTGCCGCCATGGGCAACGATCGCCTTCGCCTGTATGGCCTTCAGTTCCATCCCGAGGTAGCTCACACCCCTCTGGGCAGCCGCATACTAGCAGACTTCCTCTTCCGAGTCTGCAACCTAGAGCCCAACTGGACGGTGGAATCCATCATCGAGGAGGCGGTGCAGGACATCCGCGGCCGCGTCGGAGGAGAGAAGGTGGTCTGCGCCCTGAGCGGCGGTGTAGATTCGTCCGTCACCGCCGCCATCCTCTATCGCGCCATCGGGGACCAGCTGACCTGCATCTTCGTGGATACCGGACTGATGCGTAAGGGCGAAGCAGCGCAGGTGGTGGAGACGTTCGGGCGGCGGTTCGGTGTCAACCTAATTGCCCTGGACGAAAGCAGGACCTTCTTCGCCCGGCTGCGAGGCGTGGAAGACCCTGAAGTCAAGCGCAGGATCATCGGAGAAACCTTCATCCGAGTGTTCGAGCGCGAGGCCCGAGCATTAGGGGACGTGCGGTTCCTCGGTCAGGGGACTCTCTACCCCGACGTCATCGAGAGCCAGGGACCGGATCGAGCTGTGGCCGCCCGCATCAAGACTCACCACAACGTGGGCGGTCTGCCCGAAGACATGAAGCTGGAGCTGGTCGAGCCGCTCCGCTACCTCTTCAAGGACGAGGTGCGCCAGGTAGGCCTAGAGCTGGGCCTTCCCGATGAGATCGTCTGGAGGCACCCGTTCCCCGGGCCGGGCTTGGCCGTAAGGGTGATCGGAGAAGTCACGCCGGAGCGAGTGGCCCTTTTGCAGGAGGCCGACGCCATCTTCGTCGAGGAGATCAGGGCAGCAGGCCTTTACCGCGAGACGTCCCAGGCGTTCACCGTCCTCCTTCCCGAGTGCTCCGTAGGAGTGATGGGCGACCACCGCACCTACGGCAATGTCGTTGCTCTGCGGGCCGTGACCACGCAGGACTTCATGACGGCGGACTGGGCTCGGTTGCCTTACGACTTGCTGGCGCGCCTATCCACCCGCATCGTGAACGAGGTACCTGGCATCAACCGGGTGGTCTACGACATCACCAGTAAGCCACCTGCCACCATCGAATGGGAGTAGCCGCCCACCTTCACTCTAGGCCAGGCGACAACGGTGGGTAGCAGAAGAGCTCTGTCGCCGCTCCCGGCGGTACCAACACCTTCAGGCATCTGGGCCTCACGGTTATGTCTATCGGAGTGGTGCCGCACGCCTCGCTGTCCGCGTGCACTGCCTGCGACGGCATTGAGGCCACGCTCAGCCGGTCCACCTGGGCCACCTCGACTAGAGGCTCCTGGCGGTGGCGCCCGGCGAGCACAGCGGTGACGTGCCTCACAGTTGTGCCCACACCCTCGCCCTTGAACACCGATACGTCCAGGAGTCCGTCATCCAGGCGCGCCTCGGGAGCCAAGCGGAGGACCCCGCCGTACAGCTGGGCGTTGGCCGCCAGCACCATCAGCACCTCGTCTTCCAGCTGCCGGTCGCCCAGAGACACCAGCATGCGGGCAGCACTGTACTCCATCGCCACGGACACGGTAGAGGCCAGATAGGCGAAGACCCCGTAGCGGCGCTTGTCCTCCGGCACTACCTGCTCCGTGACTCGAGCGTCAAACCCGACGCCACACCACATTACGAAGTAGCGCCCGTCCACCACACCCAAGTCGACCGCCCGCACCTCGGAGCGCAGAAGCACGGCGAAAGCGTCGGCAAGCCAGGAGGGAACGTTGGTGGGGCGATGCCAGCCGAGCTCCTCCAGGTCAAACAGCACCCGGTCAACCACCTTGCGCGGGTGCCACGGGGGAAGGCTGGGAATCCCCAACTGCAGAGCCCAGACGTTGGTGGTCCCGGTGGGGATCACGCCCATGGTCGTGCTTGAGCCAGCCAGGCCGTTCGCCACCTCGCTCACTGTGCCGTCGCCGCCCACCGCCACCACCAGCTGGTGCCCGGCAACCACCGCAGCCCGCGCTATCTCGGTCGCGTGTCGAGGGAACTGGGTCGAGACCAGGTCCGCCGACCACCCGTACCGGTCCAGGCTCCGCACACACTGCTCCAGCTCTCGCGTCACGCTGCCCTGGCCGGAGGCAGGGTTATAGACGAAGAGGGCTCTCAATGATAGGGGTCCTCAGTCGGCCGCGGTCACCGACCTCGAGGTTCGCGCTCGTCGGCTTCGATCCGCTTGATGGCCTGATAGTTCACCATCAGCATGCGAACGTTGATGGTGCTCACTATGGCCATGAGCGCGGTCAAGATGTTGGCCACTCCAAAGGCAAACAGCATCAAGAGAAGCCCAAACCCGAGCACCACGTTGACCTTGTTCCAGGTCCCGGGCGAGAAGAACGCTGCCCACCCACCGCTTCGCTCCTCCTCATCCGGTGGAGCCAGCTCGCGGTAGCGCCCCGTGTTGCCGTACTTCCGCCGCAGACGGATGCGCTCCCACTGCAGCTTCTGCTTGGGCACCACGAACACCTGAGCGATAGCCAGCCCCAGGATGATACCGAACACCAGCCCCACGACGTTCTCGAAGAGGCCGAAGAACTCCGAAGTGAGCCCAAACGTCACCCACAGCGTAGCTACCACCGATACCAGTGCCAGGACATACGGCGCCTTAGGTCCCTTGAGCGTCACCACTCCACCTCGCTTCCAGGAGTCCCGTCTCTACCGTTTCTCGCCGGTGGCCACCGCCTGAAAGTCGGCCCACCCCGTCATCCTGCTCTTGGCTATGGACACGGAGAAGGGAGTGGCCTCGCCCGGCTCTAGCCGGTCCAGAGCGGTGTAGGCCACGTTGCTGCTCAGATACTCACCCCCGGCCCTCCTGAGAGTCAACACGACCCGGGGATAGGCGATCAGCGCCGTCGTGGCATTGCGAAGCATGCCCCGCAGCTCCCAGTCTCCCGCCTCCGTCACTCCTATGGCGGTGTCCTCCATCACCAGCCGCACTGGCTCTCGTTCGGTCTGAACGGCAACGGTCGCCAGGTCGACCGTCGCCGCCTCACAGCTGAGCGCCAGAGTACCGCTGAAGGGCCATGACTCTCCAGGCAGCAGCACCACCTCCGCCTTGCCCAGGAGGGGCAAAACCCCCCGCCCACAACTGCCGCCCCCGTTGCGTCCCTCCACCAGCACGCGTACTCCCTGCACGGCGACGGGACCGTCGTTCCTCACCTCCCCCTCCACGTCCAAAGCGAAGCCGTCAGAACTGGAGCGCTGAGAGGTCATGCTGTACGCCACCACAACCGCATCTGTAAGAGGAGATGGTGTAGGGTCGCCCGGCCTTCGTGTGGGCGTAGGAGTCGGCTCTAGCGGAAGGCCATGCAGGACTAGAGGAACGTATAGCATCGGTCCAGAGGTGGGGCCAAGAGTAGGCGTGGCCGCCACCGTGGTACTCAGGGCGCGAACCTGTTCCGACGCCTCGGCATCGCTGGGAGGGATGCCGGCGCAACTTGTCAAAACGACTGCAGAGAGCGTCAGGACCAATAGCGCCCCTGCCCACCGCCAGGGTACCGTCACCGCTACCTCACCAGTTCGACGCTGCCACAAGCACTCGGGGCAGCATGGGGCCACCTGCTCGCC
This genomic window from Anaerolineae bacterium contains:
- a CDS encoding aminoacetone oxidase family FAD-binding enzyme; this translates as MSTVGIVGAGPSGIMAALQAAERGARVILFDSNRTVGRKLAVTGNGRGNLTNAAVGVDAYHCADRSFLERALSAFGRDDLLTYLRRVGVLTYATHDGWYYPVSGSAATVVEALATALDAAGVEVRLLTKVDDLRPRGAGWELWAGGGSSKIPVDRVVVATGGMAAPALGSKGSMFPVLEGLGHTVIPLRPALVPLVGDVRHLHKLQGVRLDVRVRLLAGDEVLGEEFGNLMFTQSGLSGPAPMNLSYLVGSDGRKGLEASIDLVPTHRHELMQLLHEQQGRPVPLRVLLGSVVPPKVPPVIMELAGVPREARLTEVDGEALARVLGHLRDLRVRVTGTRGFDQAQLSAGGVPVTEVDADTMESRKARGLHLAGEVMDVVGPCGGFNLQFAFTSGALAGRAAAG
- a CDS encoding isoprenylcysteine carboxylmethyltransferase family protein, with the protein product MLKVDSDGESHGVGWGASPEERRAIARWLIEAAAGLVGYGFILFLSAGRLDWFWGWVALALFGLVLAAHPLILLRINPGLLAERQRGLRDPRVAAWDRRLVALAGGSMLLSWAVAGLDTRFGWTGPMPTLYHVGGLALAALGYGLFLWAMASNAFFAEGVRIQGERGHTVATGGPYRYVRHPGYAGGILSFLGIPLLLGSVWALMPAGMATALYVRRTALEDTTLMGELPGYAEYARRTHYRLLPGVWRPCTPAPRGSPTPW
- a CDS encoding class I SAM-dependent methyltransferase, producing the protein MAGAPAPTPVPIVTAEDGHWWFHSRTQALIAILDPLVRGKGRVLDVGSGAGNMVHHLARYGSVIGVDNAWAPLTVAWQRGYRSLPAEATALPFAPESFDLVALLDVIEHSPDDRGMVAEAYRVCRPGGLVVVTTPAHGWLWSHNDVINHHYRRYTASGLREILESTGFAIRRLSYTYFLVFPAAAGLILARRALGAKPDLTTPDDGAYQVEMEPTPEPFNSILTTVGSWEAQLLRRMDLPLGTALLAVAERRAGSSGVTGGDL
- a CDS encoding polysaccharide deacetylase family protein encodes the protein MSHSRGTWWRRGRPWLFALLTIVAVLSAPLPVAGAAVYGRPAVAPVSRAPALEVSGYSGVVRAPVSGRCMLASRATSRRGAGVALCPGEGQRRQLHLPVIFRAGRSPLPQLLAIGPTTVPPTVAVGPTPDGVVRTVDLPILMYHHVGDVPAGADSIRRGLTVSESNFRAQMAYLRDSGYEPVTLAALVQHLAVGAPLPERPVIITLDDGYRDAYDVAFPVLKEYGFVATLFLVTAPIDEGSHEFVTWDQVREMHSAGIEMGAHSYTHPDLRGQSTDYLVWQIVGSKEAIEERIEEPVRFLAYPSGAYDENVVRVVRSAGFWGAVTIESGCRHSEATLWTLSRIRVQPQDGVKGLASKLEACLDR
- a CDS encoding S8 family serine peptidase gives rise to the protein MIVRYHPGAPPKLPKGTDFRLKRTFATIPALAARLPAEGVAALVNDEAVERVWLDFRVHALLDRSVGPVRADVAWEAGLTGEGVRVAILDTGIDPDHPDFGDRVLAAVSYPQTGGEPKPWSRRRRLSLSTTDANGHGTHVAGIAAGSGAASQGRFRGIAPEAGLLVAKVLADDGSGDASDVIAGLEWALENGAQVACLSLGGSQAGDGTDALSVMCDELAEQGLIICVAAGNAGPRPYTIGPPGCAREVITVGAADITHAHEGTAGVAPFSSRGPTTDRRAKPDILFPGVGIASCRSAAGTMGDPVPGFEEYYVRSSGSSMAAPFAAGASALILQARPEATPRQVKEMLCAGARDLGLDANAQGSGLGDIAHSLEVLPPEELLGPAPVPARSGCLLAGWPALVGRLSDLRLARAGS
- the guaA gene encoding glutamine-hydrolyzing GMP synthase; protein product: MSAKSHPVVVLDFGSQYSQLIVRRIREQKVYSLLVPYTAAEDEVMGLNPAAFILSGGPASVYDQDAPSLPPYVLASGKPVLGICYGMHLIATVAGGRVLPADRREYGPATVRLEKSSPLTADLPSELDVWMSHGDQVEALPPHFQALGSSSNCPIAAMGNDRLRLYGLQFHPEVAHTPLGSRILADFLFRVCNLEPNWTVESIIEEAVQDIRGRVGGEKVVCALSGGVDSSVTAAILYRAIGDQLTCIFVDTGLMRKGEAAQVVETFGRRFGVNLIALDESRTFFARLRGVEDPEVKRRIIGETFIRVFEREARALGDVRFLGQGTLYPDVIESQGPDRAVAARIKTHHNVGGLPEDMKLELVEPLRYLFKDEVRQVGLELGLPDEIVWRHPFPGPGLAVRVIGEVTPERVALLQEADAIFVEEIRAAGLYRETSQAFTVLLPECSVGVMGDHRTYGNVVALRAVTTQDFMTADWARLPYDLLARLSTRIVNEVPGINRVVYDITSKPPATIEWE
- a CDS encoding diacylglycerol kinase family lipid kinase, with the translated sequence MRALFVYNPASGQGSVTRELEQCVRSLDRYGWSADLVSTQFPRHATEIARAAVVAGHQLVVAVGGDGTVSEVANGLAGSSTTMGVIPTGTTNVWALQLGIPSLPPWHPRKVVDRVLFDLEELGWHRPTNVPSWLADAFAVLLRSEVRAVDLGVVDGRYFVMWCGVGFDARVTEQVVPEDKRRYGVFAYLASTVSVAMEYSAARMLVSLGDRQLEDEVLMVLAANAQLYGGVLRLAPEARLDDGLLDVSVFKGEGVGTTVRHVTAVLAGRHRQEPLVEVAQVDRLSVASMPSQAVHADSEACGTTPIDITVRPRCLKVLVPPGAATELFCYPPLSPGLE